In the genome of Drosophila subpulchrella strain 33 F10 #4 breed RU33 chromosome 2L, RU_Dsub_v1.1 Primary Assembly, whole genome shotgun sequence, one region contains:
- the LOC119546527 gene encoding serine protease inhibitor 42Dd-like, with amino-acid sequence MKFLCLILLATSVTGRFTDDLYKQLAKDNANKNLISSPLSVGIALSMAYMGAGGKTAQEMRSVLKLPADKMEVARKYKAFATNLEGREKVAILDIANRIYVNGRYTIVPEFNQVVKASFKVGAEAINVNNPSKAALIINKWVNDQTRSRIKTIVTGQDITSDLVMILLNAIYFKGQWQYEFDPKRTKQADFRTADKKTVPVQMMSLSGAFKAGYISNLDANVIELPYRNSSLSMLIFLPEKVDGLPELERKIAGFSQWLPEVNVNLKLPKFKIELTSELEDILKTMGIRDAFDSTADFKGLVSASGVRISKVRHKAFIEVNEEGAEAAAVTAVIMIAKCAGCGPPPPMEFNADHPFAYVIRDKDTIYFQGHFVKPE; translated from the exons ATGAAGTTCTTAT GTCTGATATTATTGGCCACGTCAGTGACTGGCCGATTCACAGATGATTTATACAAACAGTTGGCCAAAGACAATGCCAACAAGAATCTTATTTCTTCGCCTCTTTCTGTCGGTATTGCCTTAAGTATGGCCTACATGGGAGCTGGGGGAAAGACAGCCCAAGAAATGAGGAGCGTCTTGAAATTGCCCGCGGATAAAATGGAAGTGGCTCGTAAATACAAGGCATTTGCGACAAATCTCGAAGGTCGCGAGAAGGTAGCCATCCTCGATATAGCCAACCGTATATACGTTAACGGGCGCTATACTATAGTTCCGGAGTTCAATCAAGTGGTCAAAGCCTCCTTTAAGGTCGGGGCGGAGGCTATCAACGTAAATAATCCTAGTAAAGCCGCTTTGATCATCAATAAGTGGGTGAACGATCAGACGCGCAGCAGGATCAAAACCATTGTTACGGGTCAAGATATAACTTCAGATCTGGTTATGATTCTCTTGAATGCAATTTACTTCAAAGGCCAGTGGCAGTACGAATTCGACCCTAAAAGGACCAAGCAGGCCGATTTTCGAACTGCCGACAAAAAAACCGTCCCCGTCCAGATGATGTCGCTATCGGGCGCATTTAAGGCGGGATATATTTCCAACCTGGATGCCAATGTGATTGAGCTTCCTTACCGGAACTCAAGCCTCTCCATGCTCATCTTTTTGCCGGAAAAAGTCGATGGTTTGCCAGAATTGGAGAGAAAGATCGCAGGCTTCTCCCAATGGCTTCCAGAGGTGAATGTGAATTTAAAGCTGCCGAAGTTTAAAATCGAACTCACTTCAGAGCTAGAGGATATTCTAAAGACG ATGGGCATAAGAGATGCATTTGATTCCACAGCGGATTTTAAGGGTCTAGTAAGTGCGAGTGGAGTCAGGATCAGCAAAGTCAGGCACAAGGCCTTCATTGAGGTTAACGAAGAGGGCGCCGAGGCAGCAGCTGTTACAG CTGTAATAATGATTGCGAAATGCGCAGGATGCGGGCCCCCGCCTCCAATGGAGTTTAACGCCGATCATCCGTTTGCCTACGTCATTCGCGATAAAGACACCATTTACTTTCAGGGACACTTCGTAAAACCAGAATAA
- the LOC119546526 gene encoding serine protease inhibitor 42Dd-like — translation MKFLYLIFLATSVTGRFTDDFYKQLAKDNANKNLISSPLSVGIALSMVYIGAGGKTAQEMRSVLKLPADKREVARKYKAFATSLEGREKVAILDIANRIYVNGLYTIVPEFNQVVKASFKVGAEAINVNDPNKAALIINKWVNDQTRSRIKTIVTGQDITSDLVMILLNAIYFKGQWQYEFDPKRTKQADFRTADKKTVPVQMMFKFDSFRAGYIQELDAKVIELPYRNSSLSMLIFLPEKVDGLPELERKIAGFSQWLPEVNVNLKLPKFKIELTSELEDILKTMGIRDAFEPSADFKGLVRARGVRISKVRHKAFIEVNEEGAEAAAVTAVIMTAHCAGCGPPPPMEFNADHPFAYVIRDKDTIYFQGHFVGPEE, via the exons ATGAAGTTTCTAT ATCTGATATTTTTGGCCACGTCAGTGACTGGCCGATTCACAGATGATTTTTACAAACAGTTGGCCAAGGACAATGCCAACAAGAATCTTATTTCTTCGCCTCTTTCTGTCGGTATTGCCTTGAGTATGGTCTACATAGGAGCTGGGGGAAAGACAGCCCAAGAAATGAGGAGCGTCTTGAAATTGCCCGCGGATAAAAGGGAAGTTGCTCGTAAATACAAGGCATTTGCGACAAGTCTCGAAGGTCGCGAGAAGGTAGCCATCCTCGATATAGCCAACCGTATATACGTTAACGGGCTCTATACTATAGTTCCGGAGTTCAATCAAGTGGTCAAAGCCTCCTTTAAGGTCGGGGCGGAGGCTATCAACGTAAATGATCCTAATAAAGCCGCTTTGATCATCAATAAGTGGGTGAACGATCAGACGCGCAGCAGGATCAAAACCATTGTTACGGGTCAAGATATAACTTCAGATCTGGTTATGATTCTCTTAAATGCAATTTACTTCAAAGGCCAGTGGCAGTACGAATTCGACCCTAAAAGGACCAAACAGGCCGATTTTCGAACTGCCGACAAAAAAACCGTTCCTGTCCAGATGATGTTTAAATTTGACTCATTTAGAGCTGGATATATTCAGGAATTGGATGCCAAAGTGATCGAGCTTCCTTACCGGAACTCAAGCCTCTCCATGCTCATCTTTTTGCCGGAAAAAGTCGATGGTTTGCCAGAATTGGAGAGAAAGATCGCAGGCTTCTCCCAATGGCTTCCAGAGGTGAATGTGAATTTAAAGCTGCCGAAGTTTAAAATCGAACTCACTTCAGAGCTAGAGGATATTCTAAAGACG ATGGGCATAAGAGATGCATTTGAACCCTCAGCGGATTTTAAGGGTCTAGTAAGAGCGAGAGGAGTCAGGATCAGCAAAGTCAGGCACAAGGCCTTCATTGAGGTTAACGAGGAGGGCGCCGAGGCAGCAGCTGTTACAG CTGTAATAATGACTGCGCATTGCGCAGGATGCGGGCCTCCGCCTCCAATGGAGTTTAACGCCGATCATCCGTTTGCCTACGTCATTCGCGATAAAGACACCATTTATTTTCAGGGGCACTTCGTAGGACCAGAAGAATAA
- the LOC119548021 gene encoding uncharacterized protein LOC119548021, with translation MKVYLLLVAVAISLVLIESVKRRTKNSNCLVKNKYMHERNCRGPRRVYYTFHRVLFDCIQVTTNCRQIYRRNEYKTMKLCQDDCHYHMDPPYAAPIGKQTTTTAGEGATTGEGGEEAATEAGEGGGEGEGEAPAERTMRRRAKPPHRKIHQRSRKLKH, from the exons ATGAAGGTATACCTTTTGTTGGTAGCCGTTGCAATTAGTCTGGTTCTTATAGAAAGTGTCAAGCGCAGGA CCAAGAACAGCAACTGCCTGGTAAAAAACAAGTACATGCACGAACGGAATTGTAGAGGCCCTCGTCGAGTCTATTACACCTTCCACCGAGTGCTATTCGATTGCATACAG GTGACGACCAACTGCCGGCAGATCTACAGGAGAAACGAGTACAAAACCATGAAGCTATGCCAAGATGACTGCCATTACCACATGGACCCCCCATATGCAGCACCGATCGGAAAACAGACCACTACTACAGCTGGGGAAGGGGCAACCACTGGAGAAGGGGGTGAGGAGGCGGCCACAGAGGCAGGGGAGGGAGGAGGGGAAGGGGAAGGGGAGGCTCCCGCAGAAAGGACAATGAGAAGAAGGGCGAAGCCGCCCCATCGGAAGATCCATCAACGGAGTAGAAAACTGAAACACTAA
- the LOC119547263 gene encoding uncharacterized protein LOC119547263 yields MLREICFFLLICVALEAALACNGYKAKLVKMENCAGEDAIMTVGSDFNIKLNKKCELVPSGCISNKPFGTAVAKFKVQKDGIVMKEGKIDLCAAIDQASTEGKDMLKLFGAPSSCPVAEEKVCANEHTVDLSKYKAMLGMARGHLIIDSEVKHDTGKSCFHAEIELTKN; encoded by the exons ATGCTGCGAGAGATCTGCTTTTTCCTGCTCATCTGTGTGGCCCTTGAGGCTGCCTTGGCTTGC AATGGCTACAAGGCCAAGCTGGTGAAGATGGAGAACTGTGCTGGCGAGGATGCCATCATGACGGTGGGCAGCGACTTTAACATAAAGCTGAACAAGAAGTGCGAGCTGGTTCCCTCGGGCTGCATTAGCAACAAACCCTTCGGCACCGCCGTGGCCAAGTTCAAGGTTCAGAAGGACGGCATCGTCATGAAGGAGGGCAAGATCGACCTGTGCGCCGCCATCGACCAGGCCTCCACCGAGGGCAAGGACATGCTGAAGCTCTTCGGAGCCCCCTCCTCCTGCCCGGTGGCCGAGGAGAAGGTCTGCGCCAACGAACACACCGTGGATCTCAGCAAGTACAAGGCCATGTTGGGCATGGCCCGCGGTCACCTGATCATCGATTCGGAGGTCAAGCATGACACC GGCAAATCCTGCTTCCATGCCGAAATCGAACTCACCAAGAACTAA
- the LOC119548663 gene encoding LOW QUALITY PROTEIN: serine protease inhibitor 42Dd-like (The sequence of the model RefSeq protein was modified relative to this genomic sequence to represent the inferred CDS: substituted 1 base at 1 genomic stop codon) — protein MKFLYLIFLATSVTGRFTDDLYKQLARDNANKNLISSPLSVGIALSMVYIGAAGKTAQEMGSVLKLPADKREVARKYKAFATSLEGREKVAILDIANRIYVNGRYTIVPEYNQVVKASFKVEAEAINVNNPSKAALIINKWVNDQTRSRIKTIVSDKDITSDLVMILLNAIYFKGXWQYEFDPKRTKHAVFRTADKKTVPVQMMFKFDSFRAGYIQELDAKVIDLPYRNSSLSMVIFLPEKVDGLPELEQKIAGFSIRLSNMNVHLKLPKFKIEFSSELKGILATMGIRDAFTSAADFGGLVKSSGARISRVIHKAFIEVNEEGAEAAALTAIKVPSICAGCGPPPTLEFNADHPFAYVIRDENTIYFQGHFVGPEKQS, from the exons ATGAAGTTTCTAT ATCTGATATTTTTGGCCACGTCAGTGACTGGCCGATTCACAGATGATTTATACAAACAGTTGGCCAGAGACAATGCCAACAAGAATCTTATTTCGTCGCCTCTTTCTGTCGGTATTGCCTTGAGTATGGTCTACATAGGAGCTGCGGGAAAGACAGCCCAAGAAATGGGGAGCGTCTTGAAATTGCCCGCGGATAAAAGGGAAGTTGCTCGTAAATACAAGGCATTTGCGACAAGTCTCGAAGGTCGCGAGAAGGTAGCCATCCTCGATATAGCCAACCGTATATACGTTAACGGGCGCTATACTATAGTTCCGGAGTACAATCAAGTGGTCAAAGCCTCCTTTAAGGTCGAGGCGGAGGCTATCAACGTAAATAATCCTAGTAAAGCCGCTTTGATCATCAATAAGTGGGTGAACGATCAGACGCGCAGCAGGATCAAAACCATTGTTTCGGATAAAGATATAACATCAGATCTGGTTATGATTCTCTTGAATGCAATTTACTTCAAAGGCTAGTGGCAGTACGAATTCGACCCTAAAAGGACCAAGCATGCCGTTTTTCGAACTGCCGACAAAAAAACCGTTCCTGTCCAGATGATGTTTAAATTTGACTCATTTAGAGCTGGATATATTCAGGAATTGGATGCCAAAGTGATCGATCTTCCTTACCGGAACTCAAGCCTCTCGATGGTCATCTTTTTGCCGGAAAAAGTCGATGGCTTGCCAGAATTGGAGCAGAAAATCGCTGGCTTCTCCATAAGGCTATCAAATATGAATGTGCATTTAAAGTTGCCAAAGTTCAAAATCGAATTTTCCTCAGAGCTAAAGGGTATTCTTGCGACG ATGGGCATACGAGATGCATTTACTAGTGCTGCTGATTTTGGAGGACTGGTTAAATCATCAGGAGCCAGGATCAGCAGAGTCATACACAAGGCCTTCATTGAGGTTAACGAAGAGGGTGCCGAGGCAGCAGCTCTTACAG CTATTAAAGTGCCGTCAATTTGCGCAGGATGCGGGCCCCCGCCTACTTTGGAGTTTAATGCCGATCATCCGTTTGCCTACGTCATTCGCGATGAGAACACCATTTACTTTCAGGGGCACTTCGTAGGACCAGAAAAACAAAGTTAG
- the LOC119548664 gene encoding serine protease inhibitor 42Dd-like, giving the protein MKFLCLILLATSVTGRFTDDLYQQLARDNANKNLISSPLSVDIALGMVYIGAGGKTAQEMRSVLKLPEHKAAVHHKYWEFLTSLEGRERVAILVIANRIYVNRHFTINPLFNEVVKWTFNAEAKAINVYDPNRAASIINDWVNDQTSSRIKTIVSDKDITSDLVMILLNAIYFKGQWQYEFDPKRTKQADFRTADKKTVPVQMMSLSGAFKAGYIINLGAKVIELPYRNSSLSMVIFLPEKVDGLAELERKIAGFSRRLPKVNVNLKLPKFKIELTSELGDILQKMGIRDAFKPTADFKGLVGPRASGVRISQVRHKAFIEVNEEGAEAAAVTAVKMVRQCMGCGPLPPFQFNADHPFAYIIRDKDTIYFQGHFVKPE; this is encoded by the exons ATGAAGTTTCTAT GTCTGATATTATTGGCCACGTCAGTGACTGGTCGATTCACAGATGATTTATACCAACAGTTGGCCAGAGACAATGCCAACAAGAATCTTATTTCGTCGCCTCTTTCCGTCGATATTGCCTTGGGTATGGTCTACATAGGAGCTGGGGGAAAGACAGCCCAAGAAATGAGGAGCGTCTTGAAATTGCCTGAGCATAAAGCGGCAGTGCATCATAAATACTGGGAATTTCTGACAAGTCTCGAAGGTCGGGAGAGGGTGGCCATCCTCGTTATAGCCAACCGTATATACGTAAACAGGCACTTTACTATAAATCCTTTGTTCAATGAAGTGGTCAAATGGACCTTTAATGCCGAAGCGAAGGCTATCAACGTTTATGATCCTAATAGGGCCGCTTCGATTATCAATGACTGGGTGAACGATCAGACGAGCAGCAGGATCAAAACCATTGTTTCGGATAAAGATATAACTTCAGATCTGGTTATGATTCTCTTGAATGCAATTTACTTCAAAGGCCAGTGGCAGTACGAATTCGACCCTAAAAGGACCAAACAGGCCGATTTTCGAACTGCCGACAAAAAAACCGTTCCTGTCCAGATGATGTCGCTATCGGGCGCATTTAAGGCGGGATATATTATCAACCTGGGTGCCAAAGTGATTGAGCTTCCTTATCGGAACTCAAGCCTCTCCATGGTCATCTTTTTGCCGGAAAAAGTCGATGGTTTGGCAGAATTGGAGAGAAAGATCGCAGGCTTCTCCCGACGGCTTCCAAAGGTGAATGTGAACTTAAAGCTGCCGAAGTTTAAAATCGAACTCACTTCAGAGCTAGGGGATATTCTCCAGAAG ATGGGCATAAGAGATGCATTTAAACCCACAGCGGATTTTAAGGGTCTAGTAGGACCCAGGGCGTCAGGAGTCAGGATCAGCCAAGTCAGGCACAAGGCCTTCATTGAGGTTAACGAAGAGGGCGCCGAGGCAGCAGCTGTTACAG CTGTCAAGATGGTTAGGCAGTGCATGGGATGCGGACCCCTGCCTCCTTTCCAGTTTAACGCCGATCATCCGTTTGCCTACATCATTCGCGATAAAGACACCATTTACTTTCAGGGACACTTCGTAAAACCAGAATAA
- the LOC119546366 gene encoding outer dense fiber protein 3-like protein 2, with amino-acid sequence MGSSKEGKIRSAPAYTITGREKPPLIPVMIFPGPGYYDGEYTVVKPKPPVYSMRGKYKMGSEDSKPGPGAHCPEKYWEKRSPPAISFGILHSPYLKKPLPVTVPQRFGIKHSQYLGRLNEKNSEFDYSFSGIC; translated from the exons ATGGGCAGCAGCAAGGAGGGCAAGATTCGCTCGGCTCCGGCGTATACGATTACGGGTCGCGAGAAGCCTCCGCTGATCCCGGTGATGATCTTCCCCGGACCCGGATACTACGATGGCGAGTACACGGTGGTCAAGCCGAAGCCACCGGTCTACTCGATGCGCGGCAAATACAAGATGGGCAGCGAGGACTCGAAGCCCGGACCCGGAGCCCACTGTCCGGAGAAG TACTGGGAGAAGCGTTCGCCTCCGGCGATATCCTTTGGCATCCTTCACTCCCCGTATCTCAAGAAACCCCTGCCGGTCACAGTTCCGCAACG CTTTGGGATCAAGCACTCGCAGTATCTGGGTCGGCTGAACGAGAAGAACTCCGAGTTCGACTATAGCTTTTCCGGAATCTGCTGA